In a genomic window of Octadecabacter temperatus:
- a CDS encoding PilZ domain-containing protein, translating to MSYRAHRYPTIFPIELKCAGQVQKGHLTNIASSGAGVFDVQGLEVGDEVTLCCSAGNLAGTVRWADDDQCGVIFKHKLGPRQLEQLRHAPTTTGHVLHRHTHAFTELR from the coding sequence ATGAGTTATCGAGCACATAGATATCCCACCATTTTCCCCATCGAGCTTAAATGCGCCGGACAGGTGCAAAAGGGGCATCTGACGAATATCGCATCGTCAGGGGCAGGTGTTTTTGATGTGCAAGGGCTGGAAGTGGGGGATGAGGTAACGCTTTGCTGTTCGGCGGGTAACCTTGCTGGCACGGTTCGATGGGCGGATGACGACCAGTGCGGTGTTATCTTCAAACACAAGCTTGGGCCACGTCAGTTGGAACAATTACGCCACGCACCGACAACGACAGGCCACGTTCTGCATCGTCACACGCACGCATTTACTGAACTACGCTGA
- the rpmB gene encoding 50S ribosomal protein L28 produces MSRRCELTGKGPMTGNNVSHAKNRTRRRFLPNLQDVSLMSESLGRTFKFRISNAALRTVDHRGGLDAFFAKSKDAELSPAALKVKKDIAKAAAEA; encoded by the coding sequence ATGTCTCGCCGTTGCGAACTGACCGGAAAAGGCCCTATGACGGGTAACAACGTGAGCCACGCGAAAAACCGTACGCGTCGCCGTTTCTTGCCAAACTTGCAGGACGTCTCTTTGATGTCCGAATCTTTGGGCCGCACATTTAAGTTCCGCATCTCCAACGCTGCGCTTCGCACTGTTGACCACCGTGGTGGTTTGGATGCGTTCTTCGCGAAATCCAAAGACGCTGAGCTGTCACCAGCCGCGTTGAAGGTTAAGAAAGACATCGCTAAGGCAGCAGCCGAAGCTTAA
- the lepA gene encoding translation elongation factor 4, which translates to MIALSHIRNFSIVAHIDHGKSTLADRLIQSTNTVAERDMKAQMLDSMDIERERGITIKANTVRIDYTAQNGEAYVLNLIDTPGHVDFAYEVSRSMRAVEGSLLVVDSTQGVEAQTLANVYHAIDADHEIVPVFNKIDLPASDVSRVAEQVEDVIGIDASGAIAVSAKTGEGINETLEAIVQHLPAPTGDVDAPLKAMLVDSWYDSYLGVIVLVRIIDGKLKKGEKVKFLSNDTIHHVDRIGVFRPEMTPVDELGPGEIGFLTASIKQVRDTRVGDTITHQREEVEPLPGFQPAQPVVFCGLFPVDSALFEDLREAIDKLALNDASFSFEMESSAALGFGFRCGFLGLLHLEVIRDRIEREYDIDLITTAPSVIYHVHMRDGTSFDLHNPADMPDMTHVDHIEEPRIKATILVPDEYLGEVLKLCQDRRGIQEDLTYAGSRAMAVYDLPLNEVVFDFYDRLKSVTKGYASFDYSLKDYREDNLVKMSVLVNDEPVDALSMMVHRDRAETRGRAMVEKLKDLIPRHMFKIPIQAAIGGKVIARETLSAMRKDVTAKCYGGDASRKRKLLDKQKAGKKKMRQFGKVDIPQEAFISALKMDS; encoded by the coding sequence ATGATAGCACTTTCTCACATCCGCAATTTCTCCATCGTGGCGCACATTGACCATGGTAAATCCACGCTTGCTGATCGCTTGATCCAGTCCACGAATACCGTGGCGGAACGCGATATGAAGGCGCAGATGCTTGATAGTATGGATATCGAGCGTGAGCGCGGGATTACCATCAAGGCCAACACGGTGCGCATTGATTACACGGCGCAAAACGGTGAAGCCTATGTGTTGAACCTGATCGACACCCCTGGTCACGTGGATTTCGCCTATGAGGTTTCGCGGTCTATGCGTGCGGTCGAAGGTTCGCTTTTGGTGGTGGATTCCACCCAAGGGGTTGAGGCGCAGACGCTGGCGAATGTCTATCATGCCATCGATGCGGACCATGAAATCGTTCCTGTTTTCAATAAGATCGACCTTCCAGCAAGTGATGTGTCCCGCGTCGCGGAGCAGGTTGAGGACGTGATCGGTATTGATGCATCTGGTGCCATCGCGGTGTCCGCCAAAACCGGTGAAGGCATTAATGAAACGCTTGAGGCCATCGTGCAGCACCTGCCTGCCCCAACGGGCGACGTGGATGCGCCGCTGAAGGCGATGCTGGTGGATTCATGGTATGACAGCTACCTCGGCGTGATCGTTTTGGTGCGCATTATTGATGGTAAGCTGAAGAAGGGCGAGAAGGTTAAATTCCTGTCCAACGACACCATTCACCACGTTGATCGCATCGGCGTGTTCCGCCCAGAAATGACCCCCGTGGATGAGCTTGGGCCGGGCGAAATCGGCTTTCTGACGGCCTCAATCAAACAGGTGCGCGATACGCGGGTGGGCGACACGATCACCCATCAGCGCGAAGAAGTTGAACCGCTGCCGGGCTTCCAGCCTGCGCAACCTGTTGTTTTCTGTGGCTTGTTCCCTGTGGACAGCGCCCTGTTCGAAGACTTGCGTGAAGCGATTGATAAGCTGGCGTTGAATGATGCCTCGTTTAGCTTTGAGATGGAATCCTCTGCCGCGCTTGGCTTTGGCTTTCGCTGTGGTTTCCTTGGGTTGCTCCACCTCGAAGTGATCCGCGACCGGATTGAGCGCGAGTATGACATTGACCTGATCACCACCGCGCCGTCTGTGATTTACCACGTTCACATGCGCGACGGCACGTCGTTCGATTTGCACAACCCCGCCGACATGCCCGACATGACCCATGTGGACCACATTGAGGAGCCGCGGATTAAGGCGACGATTTTGGTGCCGGATGAATACCTCGGTGAGGTGCTGAAATTGTGCCAAGACCGCCGCGGCATTCAGGAAGACCTGACCTATGCGGGCAGCCGCGCGATGGCGGTTTATGACCTGCCGCTCAACGAGGTGGTATTTGATTTCTACGACCGCCTGAAATCCGTGACCAAGGGCTATGCGTCGTTCGACTATTCGCTGAAAGACTACCGCGAGGACAATCTGGTGAAGATGTCGGTGCTGGTGAACGACGAACCCGTGGACGCGCTGTCCATGATGGTGCACCGCGACCGCGCCGAGACCCGTGGCCGTGCGATGGTTGAAAAGCTAAAAGACCTGATCCCGCGTCACATGTTCAAAATCCCGATCCAAGCGGCCATCGGCGGCAAAGTCATCGCCCGCGAAACCCTGTCCGCCATGCGCAAAGACGTCACTGCCAAGTGTTATGGCGGCGATGCGTCAAGAAAACGTAAACTGCTGGATAAGCAGAAAGCGGGTAAGAAGAAGATGCGCCAGTTTGGGAAAGTGGATATTCCGCAAGAAGCGTTTATTTCTGCGTTGAAGATGGATAGTTAG
- the hrpB gene encoding ATP-dependent helicase HrpB, with protein sequence MNDALPIDDVMPELIAAVRARGCAVLQAPPGAGKTTRVPLALLDAGIVQGKIVMLEPRRLAARAAAERLAQQLGETAGETVGYRMRGETKVSGATKIEVVTEGILTRMIQSDPELSGIGAVIFDEFHERSLNADLGLALTLEVREALRPDLVLMVMSATLDAGPVAELVNAPVVTSQGRAFAVEPRWLDRPLRKDVRFDQAAADLVAQAVTETQGGVLVFLPGEGEIRRVQARLDGRLPSDCSIRPLFGALPFAQQRAAIASVSSGRKVVLATSIAETSLTIEDIRVVVDCGKSRRARFDPGSGMSRLITERVTRAEATQRAGRAGRVAEGVAYKLWSKGEDGALAAFPPAEIEAADLTGLAVELAVWGGDGLPFLTPPPEHALSEARVLLTALGALKDGRITTHGRALAKLPLHPRLAHMLVTGGKAAAPLAALLSERDILQGAPSDLSLRIKALSGEIGAHQIHKGALARVKQEAKRLAKLAPNAPEQPSEIYAAMAYPDRIALRRAGDEPRYVLSGGNGAHMDSADPLAGQRLLVVTDTDGNPREAKIRAALTISEADMRDVAGTTITTVNSCAWSKRDGKVLARTQERLGAIKLSDTAWKNAPADEIAHAMLDGVRMLGFKFTAAAERFRARVALVRAVDPSLPDMSDTALMETLNDWLLPYLNGTHSTAQWKAHDTLQALRAILTWDQMQRVDSQAPAQFTTPLGRHTPIGYSGDAPEITLRIQEMFGTTQHPTVAGRPLRVTFLSPGQKPIQTTMDVPGFWATSYVDVRKDMRGRYPRHPWPEDPTQADPTLRAKPRK encoded by the coding sequence ATGAACGACGCACTCCCCATTGATGACGTAATGCCCGAGCTGATTGCGGCTGTGCGGGCGCGCGGCTGCGCCGTCCTGCAAGCGCCCCCCGGTGCGGGCAAAACCACACGTGTTCCGCTGGCTTTGCTGGATGCGGGCATCGTTCAAGGCAAAATCGTCATGCTGGAACCGCGCCGTTTGGCTGCCCGCGCCGCAGCAGAACGTTTGGCGCAGCAATTGGGTGAAACGGCTGGGGAAACCGTTGGCTACCGCATGCGCGGCGAAACCAAAGTGTCCGGTGCCACCAAGATCGAGGTTGTTACTGAGGGCATCCTGACCCGCATGATCCAATCTGATCCTGAACTGTCGGGCATCGGCGCAGTGATCTTCGATGAGTTCCACGAACGCTCCCTAAACGCCGACCTCGGCTTGGCCCTCACGCTAGAGGTCCGCGAGGCACTGCGTCCTGACTTGGTACTCATGGTCATGTCCGCCACTTTGGACGCAGGCCCTGTCGCTGAATTGGTTAACGCCCCCGTCGTGACGTCCCAAGGACGCGCTTTTGCGGTTGAACCGCGCTGGCTGGACCGCCCCTTGCGCAAAGACGTGCGCTTTGACCAAGCTGCAGCGGACCTCGTCGCACAAGCCGTCACTGAGACCCAAGGCGGCGTGCTCGTCTTCCTCCCCGGAGAGGGCGAAATCCGCCGCGTCCAAGCTCGCCTCGACGGTCGCCTCCCAAGCGATTGCTCCATTCGCCCCCTTTTTGGCGCCCTACCCTTCGCGCAGCAACGCGCGGCGATTGCTTCCGTCTCATCGGGCCGCAAAGTCGTCCTCGCAACCTCTATCGCGGAAACATCCCTCACGATTGAGGACATCCGCGTAGTCGTGGATTGCGGAAAATCGCGTCGCGCACGCTTTGACCCAGGCTCTGGCATGTCGCGTCTCATCACCGAACGCGTCACCCGCGCCGAAGCCACCCAACGCGCTGGCCGCGCAGGGCGCGTGGCTGAAGGTGTCGCCTACAAACTTTGGTCAAAAGGCGAAGACGGCGCTCTCGCCGCGTTCCCGCCCGCCGAAATTGAAGCTGCAGATCTTACGGGCCTCGCAGTGGAATTGGCCGTTTGGGGGGGCGATGGCTTGCCGTTCTTAACGCCCCCACCAGAACACGCCCTAAGCGAAGCACGCGTGTTGCTAACCGCACTCGGCGCGTTGAAAGATGGTCGCATTACCACGCACGGACGTGCACTGGCGAAACTGCCGCTCCACCCGCGTCTTGCGCATATGTTGGTCACGGGGGGCAAAGCCGCCGCCCCCCTCGCTGCCCTGCTATCCGAGCGCGACATCCTGCAAGGCGCTCCAAGCGATTTATCCCTACGTATCAAAGCGCTGTCCGGAGAAATCGGTGCACACCAAATCCACAAAGGTGCCCTCGCCCGCGTCAAACAAGAGGCCAAACGGTTGGCAAAACTCGCACCCAACGCGCCCGAACAGCCCTCCGAAATCTACGCCGCAATGGCCTACCCCGACCGCATCGCCCTGCGCCGTGCAGGTGACGAACCACGCTACGTTCTGTCCGGCGGTAATGGCGCGCACATGGACAGCGCCGACCCTCTCGCAGGGCAGCGCTTGCTTGTTGTGACCGACACAGACGGCAACCCAAGAGAAGCCAAAATCCGCGCCGCCCTCACCATTTCGGAAGCCGACATGCGCGATGTGGCAGGCACAACGATCACCACCGTCAACAGCTGCGCTTGGTCCAAACGCGACGGTAAGGTTCTGGCACGCACCCAAGAACGCCTTGGCGCGATCAAATTGTCAGACACCGCATGGAAAAATGCGCCAGCAGATGAAATCGCCCACGCCATGCTCGACGGTGTGCGCATGCTTGGCTTTAAGTTCACAGCAGCCGCCGAACGCTTTCGCGCCCGCGTCGCACTGGTTCGCGCAGTAGATCCCAGCCTCCCCGACATGTCAGACACCGCACTGATGGAAACCCTCAACGACTGGCTTCTCCCCTACCTCAACGGCACACACTCCACGGCGCAATGGAAAGCCCACGACACGCTCCAAGCATTGCGCGCGATCTTAACGTGGGACCAAATGCAACGCGTCGACAGCCAAGCACCGGCCCAATTCACCACGCCTTTGGGTCGCCATACTCCGATTGGTTACAGTGGCGATGCCCCCGAAATCACGCTGCGCATTCAAGAAATGTTCGGCACCACACAGCATCCAACTGTCGCAGGCCGCCCACTGCGCGTGACGTTCCTATCGCCGGGGCAAAAACCAATCCAAACCACGATGGATGTCCCCGGCTTTTGGGCCACATCCTACGTGGACGTGCGCAAAGACATGCGCGGCCGCTACCCACGCCACCCTTGGCCCGAAGACCCAACACAAGCGGACCCGACCCTACGCGCAAAACCGCGTAAATAG
- a CDS encoding TerB family tellurite resistance protein: protein MKLLSFIAAVFFVSVIPQKSEAFVYGTDEKMFFHSETEWTDNAGNEMSLCVLRKRYHLMWIAVWSNYSYAVADNRCDTDSLFLYPEEDILKDIASGELTAISSPEVPLNFSRVFWGFTLLIALVPLVLLGLWGMRQTKIRNAKRAELTAGIPTNVQGPLAFLLQAALSDGTADDAELTAITRAVKEIYNLRLTVPQLREIVDNTDVDMEAPEIKGFLASGTGEEKHQALRLLVMVTAADGKLDESELKFAVEAGAKLGFTQADVAQVYKAMSAPAEPQV, encoded by the coding sequence ATGAAATTATTGTCCTTCATCGCCGCCGTATTCTTCGTCTCGGTCATACCGCAAAAATCTGAGGCATTCGTCTATGGCACGGACGAGAAAATGTTCTTCCACAGCGAAACCGAGTGGACGGACAACGCGGGAAACGAAATGTCCCTTTGCGTTTTGCGCAAGCGCTATCACCTCATGTGGATCGCCGTTTGGAGCAACTATTCCTACGCCGTTGCTGACAACCGCTGCGACACGGACAGCCTGTTTCTCTATCCTGAAGAGGACATCCTTAAGGATATCGCATCCGGTGAACTGACCGCCATTTCTTCCCCCGAAGTGCCTTTGAATTTCAGCCGCGTCTTTTGGGGCTTCACGCTGTTGATTGCCTTGGTGCCGCTGGTTTTGCTTGGCCTGTGGGGTATGCGTCAGACTAAAATCCGCAACGCCAAACGGGCTGAACTGACGGCAGGCATTCCGACCAATGTGCAAGGCCCGCTGGCGTTTTTGCTGCAGGCGGCGTTGTCCGACGGAACGGCGGACGACGCTGAGTTGACTGCGATCACCCGCGCTGTGAAAGAGATCTACAACCTGCGCCTCACCGTGCCGCAGCTTCGCGAAATCGTGGACAACACAGACGTCGATATGGAAGCGCCAGAGATCAAAGGCTTCTTGGCGTCTGGCACTGGCGAAGAAAAGCACCAAGCCCTGCGCCTGTTGGTGATGGTCACGGCTGCGGACGGCAAACTGGACGAAAGCGAGCTGAAATTCGCAGTCGAAGCCGGCGCAAAACTTGGGTTCACCCAAGCGGATGTGGCGCAGGTTTATAAGGCGATGAGCGCGCCTGCCGAACCACAGGTCTAA
- the gndA gene encoding NADP-dependent phosphogluconate dehydrogenase → MTESATLGLFGLGTMGSALSLNILEKGFSLHVTNLETEVVGEFVKEAEDAGLAENLHGADDLAKMVAAMAPPRAIILMIPSGAPVDETIEKLLPHLAKGDTIIDAGNADFHVTRRRTAEVEAQGFTYIGMGVSGGEDGARHGPAMMVGGSPAAWSGIRDVIEGIAAKFEGSPCADHFGPDGAGHFVKTVHNGIEYADMQLIAETYGLMRNGQGQSPSEVGEVFERWNKGVLESYLVEITAKVLQASDTETGGPAVDVIVDAAGQKGTGRWTAIEAVRLGQSANVIEAAVAARAWSSEGEARAAGSAIFDAPRGDLELDEADLEAALLVGRIVSYAQGFRILDAASAEYDWSIDYARVAEVWRAGCIIRSSLLGDIAAAFRGDLPEGQLIFSETFAKLISEGLPALRRVVGAAVAGGHAVPALASALGFLDTMRTKRGTADVIQAQRDFFGHHGFVRIDGRRDQHGPWWD, encoded by the coding sequence ATGACCGAATCCGCGACGCTTGGCCTGTTTGGGCTTGGAACTATGGGCAGCGCTTTGTCGCTCAACATTCTCGAAAAAGGGTTTTCGTTGCATGTGACCAACCTTGAGACCGAGGTGGTTGGCGAATTCGTTAAGGAAGCCGAGGACGCAGGGCTGGCAGAAAATCTGCACGGCGCGGACGACTTGGCAAAGATGGTTGCCGCGATGGCGCCGCCGCGTGCGATTATTCTGATGATCCCGTCAGGCGCGCCGGTCGATGAAACCATTGAAAAGCTGCTGCCACATCTGGCCAAAGGCGACACGATTATCGACGCCGGTAACGCGGATTTTCACGTAACCCGCCGCAGGACAGCCGAAGTAGAGGCCCAAGGATTTACCTATATCGGTATGGGTGTTTCTGGCGGTGAAGATGGTGCACGGCACGGGCCAGCGATGATGGTTGGGGGTTCACCCGCCGCGTGGAGCGGAATTCGGGACGTGATTGAGGGCATTGCCGCCAAATTTGAAGGAAGCCCCTGCGCGGACCATTTTGGCCCCGACGGCGCAGGGCATTTCGTTAAAACGGTGCACAACGGTATCGAATACGCAGACATGCAGTTGATCGCGGAAACCTATGGCTTGATGCGCAACGGGCAGGGGCAGTCACCATCCGAAGTCGGCGAGGTCTTTGAGCGTTGGAACAAAGGTGTGTTGGAAAGCTATCTGGTTGAGATCACCGCGAAGGTCTTACAGGCCAGCGATACGGAAACTGGCGGGCCAGCAGTCGACGTTATTGTTGATGCGGCGGGTCAAAAAGGCACAGGTCGTTGGACGGCCATTGAAGCTGTGCGTTTGGGACAATCCGCCAATGTCATTGAGGCTGCGGTCGCCGCACGGGCGTGGTCGTCTGAGGGCGAAGCGCGGGCTGCGGGCAGTGCAATATTTGATGCGCCGCGGGGCGACTTGGAGCTGGACGAAGCTGATCTTGAGGCTGCGTTGCTTGTGGGGCGTATCGTGTCTTATGCGCAGGGGTTCCGGATTTTGGATGCGGCATCGGCTGAGTATGATTGGTCGATCGATTATGCCCGCGTCGCAGAAGTTTGGCGCGCGGGATGTATCATCCGTTCGTCTTTGCTTGGCGACATTGCCGCAGCATTTCGCGGCGATCTTCCTGAGGGCCAGCTTATTTTCTCTGAAACGTTTGCAAAGCTGATTTCTGAGGGTTTGCCAGCGTTGCGCCGCGTTGTTGGCGCTGCGGTTGCGGGTGGTCATGCGGTTCCTGCGCTCGCTTCGGCGCTTGGTTTCCTCGATACGATGCGCACAAAGCGCGGCACTGCGGATGTGATCCAAGCGCAGCGCGACTTCTTTGGGCACCACGGGTTTGTGCGGATTGACGGGCGTCGCGACCAACACGGGCCTTGGTGGGACTGA
- a CDS encoding DUF4747 family protein — MAKSKTKRYGVFNVVAQPHPSDIYRKIFEAAEGVGVKYWGDYYAAITPISATRGNVFTGRLVIWMAVDPDSNVVSLTDFVEVPLSSSNDVTIPTDKGLNSRTFQFAFNVGNHRLFLELNNDEGKNVSPRRAEVAFQKALSEAAIDLVDELRVQIVPASDSVEKILEIENLSMVEIKIFRPNPDTISPEAKAILDEELEDQHAKEVVKTLKRAPSFRSLVLNARSKLMAQAAALDGLVRGKGKDADGKSVEASTSDYPTVIVRVEDVDGTDSAGVRSVAGE; from the coding sequence ATGGCGAAGTCTAAAACGAAACGTTACGGCGTGTTTAATGTTGTGGCGCAACCTCATCCTTCTGATATCTACCGAAAGATTTTTGAGGCTGCCGAAGGTGTCGGGGTCAAATACTGGGGTGATTATTACGCTGCCATTACACCCATATCTGCAACTAGAGGGAATGTGTTTACCGGCAGACTTGTAATCTGGATGGCAGTTGACCCAGACTCAAATGTCGTAAGCCTGACCGATTTCGTTGAAGTTCCTTTGAGTAGTAGTAATGACGTTACTATACCAACTGACAAAGGTCTCAATAGCCGGACCTTTCAGTTCGCGTTCAATGTCGGAAACCATCGCCTTTTCTTAGAGCTAAATAACGATGAAGGAAAAAATGTCTCCCCGCGTCGTGCAGAAGTAGCGTTTCAAAAGGCTTTGAGTGAGGCTGCTATAGATCTCGTCGACGAGCTAAGAGTGCAGATTGTTCCGGCTTCGGATAGCGTTGAAAAGATATTGGAAATCGAGAATCTATCGATGGTTGAGATAAAGATATTCAGGCCAAATCCGGATACAATTTCACCAGAAGCGAAGGCGATCTTAGACGAAGAGTTGGAGGACCAACATGCCAAAGAAGTTGTCAAAACTCTGAAAAGAGCCCCGAGTTTTCGTTCACTAGTCCTTAATGCTCGGAGTAAACTTATGGCGCAGGCGGCTGCGCTTGATGGACTTGTGAGAGGCAAAGGAAAAGATGCAGATGGGAAATCTGTGGAAGCCTCGACAAGCGATTACCCGACCGTTATCGTTCGAGTTGAGGACGTTGATGGAACGGATTCTGCAGGGGTTAGAAGTGTTGCGGGAGAGTGA
- the meaB gene encoding methylmalonyl Co-A mutase-associated GTPase MeaB — MDIATTAEKIRAGERRALARAITLVESTRASDRVLAAELLGAVGTDRQALRIGLSGTPGVGKSTFIESFGKMLTGLGLRVAVLAVDPSSTRSGGSILGDKTRMDLLSRDPNAFIRPSPSQSQLGGVARRTREAIALCEAADFDVVLIETVGVGQSETAVAEMSDLFLLLLAPAGGDELQGVKRGIMETCDIILVNKADGDLKAQATRTCADYAGALRLMRKRPQDPDDFPKAVAVSALQEDGITAAWDEMKALVDWRKEEGVWDARRRDQARFWFQEEVRAGLLSRLTSDDAVKTQLAALEQDVASGKIRPAQAAEDLISQLFPTAR, encoded by the coding sequence ATGGATATTGCGACGACAGCTGAGAAAATCCGCGCAGGCGAGCGCCGCGCATTGGCCAGAGCTATTACACTTGTGGAAAGCACGCGTGCGTCGGATCGTGTTTTGGCGGCAGAACTGCTCGGGGCCGTCGGAACGGACCGCCAAGCGTTGCGCATCGGGCTGTCCGGTACGCCGGGTGTAGGAAAATCTACGTTCATCGAATCTTTTGGCAAAATGCTGACCGGGCTGGGGCTTCGTGTGGCAGTTTTAGCTGTGGACCCTAGCTCAACCCGTTCTGGCGGATCTATCCTTGGCGATAAAACCCGCATGGATTTGTTATCGCGCGACCCGAATGCGTTCATCCGTCCGTCCCCTAGTCAGTCCCAACTAGGCGGCGTGGCGCGGCGCACCCGCGAGGCGATTGCGCTGTGTGAAGCGGCTGATTTCGATGTGGTGTTGATTGAGACAGTTGGCGTTGGGCAATCCGAAACGGCAGTCGCGGAGATGTCTGATCTGTTCCTGCTGTTGCTAGCGCCTGCGGGCGGGGATGAGTTGCAGGGCGTGAAGCGTGGGATCATGGAAACCTGCGACATTATTCTTGTGAATAAAGCCGATGGGGATTTGAAAGCACAAGCGACGCGGACCTGTGCGGATTATGCCGGCGCGTTGCGCTTGATGCGCAAGCGCCCGCAAGACCCTGACGACTTCCCCAAAGCGGTCGCGGTTTCTGCCCTGCAAGAAGACGGAATCACAGCGGCATGGGATGAGATGAAAGCGCTGGTCGATTGGCGCAAAGAAGAGGGCGTTTGGGATGCGCGGCGTAGGGATCAGGCGCGGTTTTGGTTCCAAGAAGAGGTCCGCGCTGGGCTTTTGTCGCGGCTTACCTCGGACGATGCGGTTAAAACCCAACTTGCGGCGTTGGAGCAGGACGTGGCGTCTGGCAAAATTCGCCCAGCCCAAGCCGCTGAAGACCTGATTTCACAGCTTTTTCCGACTGCGCGGTAA
- a CDS encoding copper chaperone PCu(A)C, translated as MSLKTTLMGAVAALSFAMPAFAEIEVHDQYARSSNAMAGAAFMTIHNHGDGDDHLLSVMSDASARVELHTHIEDAEGVMRMTYVEEGFVLPAGGEITMQRGAAHVMFMGLNTPFEQDDIVTITFVFEHAGEVVVEIPVDQTREEHGAMSGDVDHSDMDHSDMDHSADN; from the coding sequence ATGTCCCTCAAAACTACACTTATGGGTGCTGTCGCAGCACTGTCTTTTGCTATGCCAGCATTCGCTGAAATCGAGGTTCACGACCAATACGCGCGGTCTTCCAATGCGATGGCGGGCGCGGCCTTTATGACCATCCACAACCACGGCGATGGGGATGACCACCTTCTTAGCGTCATGTCAGATGCGTCCGCGCGGGTTGAGCTGCACACACACATTGAGGATGCTGAGGGCGTCATGCGGATGACCTATGTTGAAGAGGGTTTTGTCCTTCCAGCGGGTGGTGAAATCACTATGCAACGCGGCGCTGCGCACGTGATGTTCATGGGCCTGAACACACCGTTTGAGCAGGATGATATCGTGACAATCACCTTTGTTTTTGAACACGCAGGTGAAGTTGTTGTTGAAATCCCGGTTGATCAAACTCGTGAAGAGCATGGCGCGATGAGCGGTGATGTGGATCACTCGGACATGGATCATTCCGACATGGATCACAGCGCCGACAACTAA